Proteins encoded in a region of the Populus nigra chromosome 3, ddPopNigr1.1, whole genome shotgun sequence genome:
- the LOC133689098 gene encoding UDP-glycosyltransferase 76B1-like isoform X1: MELNFSSTRTYKPYISRTSQDMQVNLELETEAWNMKNKQVGKRKGHLLLVPCPLQGHMNPMLHLATILHSHGFLITITETQPSSPVVFPPHRPDFLFESIDGLDNSPSEIFKGDVVTFLYTLNTKCKAPFHDCLSRIQTNSTQGPVTCIIHDAVMFFSVDVADDMKIPRIVLRTSSATNFYGLSLLKQKGDLLAIQAEQQLEEPLDEIPFLRVKDMPLFNKSSQEVVDRVFDPIDDGTRTASAIIWNSLSCLEQAICDKFKSKIVAPMFYIGPLHKHSNAALSSFLTEEQSCISWLDTQRSNSVIYVSIGSLVMITETELAEMAWGLANSGQPFLWVIRPGLVHGSNGFDLLPTEFENITKKRGRIVSWAPQKEVLAHQTIGAFWTHNGWNSTIESISEGVPMLCWPHVGDQKVNARLVSHLWRVGIQLERLERGNIEDYIRRLMAGEEGKQTKMRAMQLKEKLDVSIREGGSSHESVGNLITFINLLLSC, from the exons ATGGAATTAAACTTTAGCAGTACAAGAACATATAAACCTTATATATCAAGGACATCGCAAGATATGCAAGTGAACCTGGAACTAGAAACAGAAGCCTGGAACATGAAGAACAAGCAAGTCGGAAAGAGAAAAGGTCatttgttgcttgtcccttgcCCCTTGCAAGGTCACATGAACCCAATGCTTCACTTGGCCACAATTCTTCATTCTCATGGTTTCCTAATCACCATTACTGAAACACAGCCCAGCTCTCCAGTAGTATTCCCTCCTCACCGCCCTGATTTCTTGTTTGAATCCATTGATGGATTGGATAACAGCCCTAGTGAAATATTCAAAGGGGATGTTGTCACGTTCTTATACACACTCAACACAAAGTGTAAAGCACCATTCCATGATTGCTTGTCAAGGATTCAAACGAACAGCACACAGGGTCCTGTAACATGCATCATCCATGACGCAGTCATGTTCTTTTCCGTAGATGTTGCAGATGATATGAAGATTCCAAGGATTGTCTTGAGGACAAGCAGTGCCACCAATTTCTATGGGCTTTCACTTCTCAAGCAAAAGGGTGATCTACTTGCAATCCAAG CAGAACAACAATTGGAGGAACCACTTGATGAAATCCCTTTTTTAAGAGTCAAGGACATGCCATTGTTCAACAAATCCAGCCAAGAAGTTGTAGACAGGGTTTTTGATCCCATTGATGATGGAACCAGGACAGCTTCAGCTATAATTTGGAACTCTCTTAGCTGCCTAGAACAGGCAATCTGtgacaaattcaaatcaaaaATTGTAGCCCCAATGTTCTATATTGGACCTCTTCATAAGCACTCAAACGCTGCTCTAAGCAGTTTTTTGACCGAAGAGCAAAGCTGCATCTCTTGGCTTGACACACAAAGGTCAAATTCTGTCATTTATGTAAGCATTGGTAGCTTGGTTATGATAACGGAAACTGAACTGGCTGAGATGGCCTGGGGGCTTGCCAATAGTGGTCAGCCATTTTTGTGGGTGATTCGACCTGGTTTGGTCCACGGCTCAAATGGGTTCGATCTCTTGCCTAcagaatttgaaaatattacgAAGAAAAGAGGTCGAATAGTTAGCTGGGCACCACAAAAGGAGGTGCTGGCGCATCAAACTATAGGAGCATTTTGGACTCACAATGGTTGGAACTCAACCATCGAGAGTATTAGCGAAGGGGTCCCTATGCTTTGTTGGCCCCATGTGGGAGACCAGAAGGTGAATGCAAGGCTGGTTAGTCATTTATGGAGAGTTGGGATCCAGTTGGAGAGATTGGAGAGAGGAAATATAGAGGACTATATCAGAAGGTTAATGGCGGGTGAGGAaggaaagcaaaccaaaatgaGGGCCATGCAGCTGAAGGAGAAGCTCGACGTTTCAATAAGAGAAGGAGGTTCCTCTCATGAATCTGTTGGCAACTTGATCACTTTTATCAACTTGTTACTGAGTTGTTAA
- the LOC133689098 gene encoding UDP-glycosyltransferase 76B1-like isoform X2, protein MELNFSSTRTYKPYISRTSQDMQVNLELETEAWNMKNKQVGKRKGHLLLVPCPLQGHMNPMLHLATILHSHGFLITITETQPSSPVVFPPHRPDFLFESIDGLDNSPSEIFKGDVVTFLYTLNTKCKAPFHDCLSRIQTNSTQGPVTCIIHDAVMFFSVDVADDMKIPRIVLRTSSATNFYGLSLLKQKGDLLAIQEQQLEEPLDEIPFLRVKDMPLFNKSSQEVVDRVFDPIDDGTRTASAIIWNSLSCLEQAICDKFKSKIVAPMFYIGPLHKHSNAALSSFLTEEQSCISWLDTQRSNSVIYVSIGSLVMITETELAEMAWGLANSGQPFLWVIRPGLVHGSNGFDLLPTEFENITKKRGRIVSWAPQKEVLAHQTIGAFWTHNGWNSTIESISEGVPMLCWPHVGDQKVNARLVSHLWRVGIQLERLERGNIEDYIRRLMAGEEGKQTKMRAMQLKEKLDVSIREGGSSHESVGNLITFINLLLSC, encoded by the exons ATGGAATTAAACTTTAGCAGTACAAGAACATATAAACCTTATATATCAAGGACATCGCAAGATATGCAAGTGAACCTGGAACTAGAAACAGAAGCCTGGAACATGAAGAACAAGCAAGTCGGAAAGAGAAAAGGTCatttgttgcttgtcccttgcCCCTTGCAAGGTCACATGAACCCAATGCTTCACTTGGCCACAATTCTTCATTCTCATGGTTTCCTAATCACCATTACTGAAACACAGCCCAGCTCTCCAGTAGTATTCCCTCCTCACCGCCCTGATTTCTTGTTTGAATCCATTGATGGATTGGATAACAGCCCTAGTGAAATATTCAAAGGGGATGTTGTCACGTTCTTATACACACTCAACACAAAGTGTAAAGCACCATTCCATGATTGCTTGTCAAGGATTCAAACGAACAGCACACAGGGTCCTGTAACATGCATCATCCATGACGCAGTCATGTTCTTTTCCGTAGATGTTGCAGATGATATGAAGATTCCAAGGATTGTCTTGAGGACAAGCAGTGCCACCAATTTCTATGGGCTTTCACTTCTCAAGCAAAAGGGTGATCTACTTGCAATCCAAG AACAACAATTGGAGGAACCACTTGATGAAATCCCTTTTTTAAGAGTCAAGGACATGCCATTGTTCAACAAATCCAGCCAAGAAGTTGTAGACAGGGTTTTTGATCCCATTGATGATGGAACCAGGACAGCTTCAGCTATAATTTGGAACTCTCTTAGCTGCCTAGAACAGGCAATCTGtgacaaattcaaatcaaaaATTGTAGCCCCAATGTTCTATATTGGACCTCTTCATAAGCACTCAAACGCTGCTCTAAGCAGTTTTTTGACCGAAGAGCAAAGCTGCATCTCTTGGCTTGACACACAAAGGTCAAATTCTGTCATTTATGTAAGCATTGGTAGCTTGGTTATGATAACGGAAACTGAACTGGCTGAGATGGCCTGGGGGCTTGCCAATAGTGGTCAGCCATTTTTGTGGGTGATTCGACCTGGTTTGGTCCACGGCTCAAATGGGTTCGATCTCTTGCCTAcagaatttgaaaatattacgAAGAAAAGAGGTCGAATAGTTAGCTGGGCACCACAAAAGGAGGTGCTGGCGCATCAAACTATAGGAGCATTTTGGACTCACAATGGTTGGAACTCAACCATCGAGAGTATTAGCGAAGGGGTCCCTATGCTTTGTTGGCCCCATGTGGGAGACCAGAAGGTGAATGCAAGGCTGGTTAGTCATTTATGGAGAGTTGGGATCCAGTTGGAGAGATTGGAGAGAGGAAATATAGAGGACTATATCAGAAGGTTAATGGCGGGTGAGGAaggaaagcaaaccaaaatgaGGGCCATGCAGCTGAAGGAGAAGCTCGACGTTTCAATAAGAGAAGGAGGTTCCTCTCATGAATCTGTTGGCAACTTGATCACTTTTATCAACTTGTTACTGAGTTGTTAA